In Panthera leo isolate Ple1 chromosome E3, P.leo_Ple1_pat1.1, whole genome shotgun sequence, a genomic segment contains:
- the MUC12 gene encoding mucin-12, which translates to MDKAYMGKDFPQYRGVIIRRLFNGSVVVEHDVIMEANYTSEFDKLFANLSKLIKVKIMNETKRLSGDSEECRASSHLCFSEEATIVSENVMLGFDLKEQCTQKAAKDYAQFYFVDELDGKLACVTKCTSGTKLQLNCNEGECQLQRSGPRCLCPTSDTHWYWGETCALSTSKSLVYGSVGAVGALLVVMVVILTVFLGRSQRKLHRQEYNLWQGEDLPGGFQNTGIWEGTSHQRRGWGQSWWVEIGREGITARHDVAVGAAWVLPAGFTGAAPLG; encoded by the exons ATGGATAAAGCTTACATGGGCAAAGACTTTCCCCAGTACAGAGGCGTGATCATTAGGAGACTGTT CAATGGCAGTGTCGTGGTGGAACATGACGTCATCATGGAGGCAAACTACACTTCAGAGTTTGACAAACTATTTGCAAACCTCTCTAAACTCATAAAGGTCAAGATTATGAATGAGACCAAAAGGCTATCTGGTGATTCTGAAGAGTGCAGAG CCTCCTCACATCTGTGCTTCAGTGAGGAAGCCACCATCGTGAGCGAGAACGTGATGCTGGGGTTTGACTTGAAGG agcaaTGCACTCAGAAGGCTGCGAAGGACTATGCCCAGTTCTACTTTGTGGATGAGCTGGATGGGAAGCTGGCCTGTGTGACCAAATGCACCTCGGGGACGAAGCTGCAACTGAACTGTAATGAGGGAGAATGCCAGCTGCAACGCAGTGGCCCCCGCTGCCT ATGCCCAACCTCGGACACACACTGGTACTGGGGAGAGACGTGTGCATTGAGCACCAGCAAGAGCCTGGTGTACGGGAGTGTGGGGGCCGTGGGAGCACTGCTGGTGGTCATGGTGGTGATCCTGACTGTCTTCCTTGGTCGATCCCAGAGAAAACTGCACAG GCAAGAATACAATTTGTGGCAAGGAGAAGATCTTCCTGGCGGCTTCCAGAACACAGGCATCTGGGAAGGTACTTCTCACCAGAGGCGAGGGTGGGGGCAAAGCTGGTGGGTGGAGATAGGCCGAGAAGGCATCACAGCCAGACACGATGTGGCTGTGGGGGCTGCGTGGGTCCTGCCAGCTGGTTTTACAGGTGCTGCGCCCCTGGGCTAG
- the LOC122209347 gene encoding LOW QUALITY PROTEIN: dynein light chain Tctex-type 3-like (The sequence of the model RefSeq protein was modified relative to this genomic sequence to represent the inferred CDS: deleted 2 bases in 1 codon) encodes MEEYHCHCHKAGFNADEANNILKEHMNRTFSGEDYNRKNINQQTASIVEQTLTHLVMLGNAYKYVVTYAVVHRSAYGFHTASCCFGGATSDGTCSVRWEDRTMNCVVNVSTIAIDL; translated from the exons ATGGAGGAGTACCACTGCCACTGCCACAAAGCTGGCTTCAATGCTGATGAAGCCAACAATATCCTTAAAGAGCATATGAATAGGACCTTCAGTGGTGAAGATTATAACCGGAAGAACATCAACCAACAGACTGCAAGCATAGTAGAGCAAACCTTAACACATTTGGTTATGTTGGGAAATGCTTATAAATATGTTGTGACCTATGCAGTGGTCCACAGGAGCGCATATGGCTTTCACACAGCCAGTTGCTGTTTTGGGGGG GCCACCTCTGATGGAACTTGTAGTGTAAGATGGGAGGACCGAACCATGAACTGTGTAGTCAATGTTTCTACCATTGCTATTGACCTGTGA